The genomic stretch AACTTAATTAACTTCTGAGGCTACTCCACATCTCATGTGTTTTGTTGCTTGCTTGATACTAGtatttcttttctagtttttccctggaaaaaaaaaagtaagagaactattcatttatttcctcctGTAGTGGCAAGTCTTGAAATAAGCTGTACAAAACTTTCAAATAGTCCATTCATGATCTATGTACAGGCACATTCTCTGAGGAAAGAAAGTACCATTTTATCCCTTTTCTTGGATTTTGGACCATTTGCTACATAAATATAAAGTAGGATACaacttaaatattgaaaaaaagtaattttaaatataagactaaatgtaatatattgacagacatttaagaaaatttgtgtttattatccccttgcttttctttgtaaattttccCTATATACATTCATCCATGaataatatatttagttttgCCCCTTTTTCCGTTTGATAAAAATGGAAGCATACTctgaattcttaaaatttttttcatttaaagttacatttttgaaattaatcCAACTTGATGTTGCCATACATTTTTCACTGCTAAACAGCATTTCATTGAATGAGTATAAAagttatccattctactgttgatggattTTGAGTTGTTTCCTGTCTTTTGCTGTTATAACCATTCTTGTTCATGTCTCCTGGTGTACCTGTGCACACTTCGCTGGAATATACCTGAAGTGGGCCGTGAATATACTGGGTCGTGAATATGTTCAGCTTTACTAGGTAACGCCAGACTGTCTTAACTCTAATTTATGTCATCACTATAtcagttgctccatatcctcaccaatacttgttatatTTTTTTGCCAGTCTGTTGGATAGAAAATAGTATCCAGTTTTGACTTTGCTTTACATTTCTTTCGCATTTTCCTACAAAtaaggttgagcatctttacatgtgatTACTAGCCATtcaaatttcctcatctgtgaaatattttttcttgtcttttgcctatttttgtaatggctgtttgttattttcttgtttataggagttcttcatatattctgaatcttagtcctttgtcagttatatgtgtttcatattccatatttttctttttctttagccaATTTCCCCCTCTCCTCTTTTCATCTGTCTGTTCCCATTTTTCTTATCATTGTTGCCCCTCTGTCTGTTCTGTCACAAAATGTGATAAAGGCTGCACATCCAACAGTGTGGAGTAAATGTTACCACCTGAGTAATTTGTGTACTTTGGGTACCTGCCAAAATCAAGTAAAACCAGGTAACCATTTAGAGATGTTGTAATACAGCCTCTGGTCAGCCATGGCTAACCCAGAAAATCGAAATGTTGGATGTACTTCAAGAATTGTATTAGATCTTATTCCCTATTGACACTCCCACTCCAAGTTATTCTGTTGAATTCTGTAATTTgaaaactcccaaatttatatctttagTGATTCTCAATGCTAGTCTCATATATCTGACTTTGGACTTGATATCTCCCTGGATGTCTTTTAAGTACCTCAAACTCACTATGTGCAGTATGTAACTAGTTCCTGATTTTTCCATTCCTGCAAAATATCATTCCTTTCTCAGTCTTCCCATTCACAGTCACAGACCATGTAGTTGCACAAACCTAAAACCTGCGAGCtaccctttatttcttttctgttgctCCTTCACTGTAGTTCATGAGCCCAGCCTCTTGTGCCTCACTCAGTTTTCTTACTGGGGCTTTGAATTCAATGTATAAAGGAAAGCATTACACAAATCAGGTTTAGGAAATAACAGAGATGTCAAATTTGTACACTGAAGTTTGCATTGTTAACCCTTGCTCCAGTTATTCGGAGATAAAGGAAAAAGCACAACCCTTTGAGTGGCCtcaatttttgtgatttttattgcaTTACATGCAAAGATTCAAAATATACTCTTGCCTAGGGGAGAAAGCTCTTTGTCAATCCTAAGATACGTGGTTCTTTACACTTTTTGGAAGTTATGGACCACTACAATCTCTCTCCTGAGATAGGGAGAAAAAGCAGGAATGTTTCCAGAAACTTTGGGATAGCAACCCTAATGAAAAGAGGATAGGAATAATAGGCCAGatttagaattagaagtggagaaAGAACAAATATAGAAATTCTTGGCAAAACATGATATATAGTTTTATTTAGAAACTATCATAGGAAAAAACCTTAAATACCCTCATACGGGAGGCCCTTGGGAAAATCCTCTACATGGGGCCTTAAATGCCTGACAATGATATATCTTGATGTTTCTTTCTTATGGAATTAACAGACTATGGCTGTGTTCTTAAAGTACACAGAAGTCTCTTTGAAGGGTTGCTTTCAAAGAAACAGGCTGAATATCTgtgctaagaaaaaaatatatttagaatacctacaaattctctaaaatttatatacttCTATAAATTAATTGAGGAGAAAGTCATATTTTTGAATGCccaaagaagacagaagaaagtaATGACATTTTCTGTGTGAGTTAAGAAAATGGAAGACATCCATTCACACTTATCCCCTTCCACTAGAATACAGTTATCTGGTTGATCTATAAGAGCTGGCTTGCCCACTCCAGGCAAAACCAAGTGAGCCACGTCAACCAAGGGGTCCAAGACTGTTCAGACTATTGAAAAACCCTACCTTCAGCAGAAGCTGAAAACAACATGGATAATAGGCCGATGTTGTTTACCACTGAATTTGAGAGGGAATAAAAGGATAGTGATACTTTAGTGTCTGTATCTTAGGAGTTCTGAAATATCTGTCTAATGCAATGAAGTGAATCAAGTACTAGTCCAGCCTCAAAGTAGGCAGTCCTCCCTAATTTTGGCAAGTTTTAAGAGCTCTAGCTGACAATCATGACTAACTAttatccagtattttttttttattttatatagctaCAAAAAAGTACCTCCATCAGTCTCAGAGAAATAAGTCTTCTCTTATGATATGATTATCTCTGAGTTAAGTGTAGTGGAACTAGTGAAGACcacctgtcattttttttctttctttttttgtttgtggtttgtTGTTGTTCAACTAGCATGGATCCTGACGGCTCTGAGCAAGATcctgaaatgaagaaatattcttCTGTCTGTGTTGGCAGagaagaagatattaaaaaatctgaaagaatgaCAGCTGTTGTCCATGATAGAGAAGTGGTCATTTTCTACCACAGAGGAGAATATCATGCTATGGATATTCGCTGTTACCGTaagattttagttttcatttgtaaaCCTTGTATTTGTTTACTATCCACGAAacttcaaaatttcattttttttttttagtgactaGATGTAATATTCAATTCCTTTGCAGACTCAGGAGGACCTTTACATTTAGGAGAAATAGAGGTATGTAAAATTAAATCTATTCTCAACAAACTCAGATGTTTCCTATTTATATTCTTACTATATTTACAGTCtctattcaaaaataatttatatttgggTTTGAACTATATTTTAATGCTTTGAGTACAATTACCAATATTCTAGGAATTCACAACACTACAATGTAAAGAAAaccattttacaggtaaatatgaaaaatatgccTGTCTTCTGACCTAGCAAATATACTCTAAGAGATCTACCCTGCATATTATCACACAAATGTTTAATTATATATACACTTACCTATATATAtactaaagtatatatatatatacactaaagtatatatatatatatacacacacacacacatatataggagAGGTTCAGTGTAGCGAAAAGTTGAAGGAAATCTAAATGTTTTAACAATAGGAAACAGTTTAAATTATGAATAGCCATGCTATGGAATAGTATACAACCATTAAATTAATGAGCCATGGATTGTCAACAATatatttttgagtgaaaaaagcaagtcgTAGAATAATAGGTCTAATGagatcccattttttaaaaataaaaaataacattcactttttactttatacactTCTACATAGTTTGAATTTTTCCAATgtgtatatattacttttataatttaataaagatataaaaatatatattttaagaaagaagtaaCACTGTGAAGGCTTAACTGAGGAAGGAATGGGGACATTGTCTTACGTCCTTGCATTCTCAAACCAGCTGCCTAATTTCTTGTTTTCTACTTCATGaaacttctctctctccccttctccctctcccctcactctctctatctctctgacTGGTACAAAGTACATGCTTAAATTTAGTGTTCCACTCTCTCTACACTTCATATCTACCTAGTTCCACACCTGTCCTCATGTTAAAACATGTGTGTTTAAATTATGAATGAATTTATGAATTATGAAACCGTTGTTTGCTGACGGTTCTGGCAGGGGAGGGTGGTACAAAACAGCATTTCTGCACTTCTGGTGTAGAGATAAAATGTAAGCATCTGGATGATAGTGTGGAAGAATTTCCCTCGGTTTCAGACCATAATGATAGCTGTAagaccttgctactcaaagtgtggtccatagaCCAGCAACACTGGTGACACCTGGGAGTGtcttaaaaatgcagaatattGTGCCCTGCTCTTGGACTACGGAACTTAAACAAGAGCTGCCTTTAAACAAGATCCAGGTGATtcccatgctttttaaaattttagaagcacTGCTTTAAGACAGTTAAAAGTTGGGAATTAACTACTTTGGGTCATAAATTGCTCTTCAGTTAACATATGCACTTATGCCTTTAGTAACCTCTCTTGAAATTATATCTGAAGCTTACCATTCTTCCACCAGCTAGTGAAAATTCATTTAGAAGCACTTGAAGCCCTTGCCCCATTTCTGTCAAGAAAGTGACATTAATATCTAACAGATAACAACACACTGCAGTCACATGGTGTAGTTGCCTGAGCTAGTTATCTTCTGATAGAGCTCTAAGAAACTGGGTTTCTTATCAACTGCAAAAGGAACTTGATGACTGCTAAGATTAGATTCTGCCTTATGCTGAATAATTGGTAAAtggcaggaaaaaagagaagccTGTTTTTTAACCTGGTTCTTCTGCAATAGATTCTGTTCTGAGCCTGAGGTTTATTGTCAACATTGGAAATGTCATATTAtaaaatcaattatttctttccccAGGAATTTGATGGACGACCATGTATAGTTTGCCCCTGGCATAAATACAAAATTACTTTGGCCACAGGAGAAGGACTGTATCAGTCTATAAACCCTAAGGATCCATCAGCAAAACCCAAGTGGTGCTCCAAAGGAATAAAGCAAAGGATTCACACAGTGACAGTGGACAATGGGAATATTTATGTGACTCTTTCTAATGAGCCTTTTAAGTGTGACTCTGATTTTTATGCCACTGGAGTCTTCAAAGTAATTCAGAGTTCTTCCTGATAAAATTTTATGGCAATGAAAAATGTTGTGTatgttttgaaagtatttttagaaTAACCTTGCTTCAATACCAAAGATGATTAACTTTTTCCAAAAGAGgcacatttattatctttaacAATCATATAAATGAAAGGTTCAAAAGCACATGTACTTAGTGTGATGTCAGGATCATCATCAGGATCTACAGAATACATTTCAGCCAATCCTCTGGATTGATTGAAACCTGAAGGTTATAGGTTTAGAATATGCATTTCAAGAAggatgaaaataatttagaataacCAATgtgaagaaaggttaaaaaaattagatcTACTAAGAAAAATTTAGGGGGAAAATCCCAACTTGATATAGCAGACTTTatcatggaaaaattttaatgtatacaaAGTAAACAGAATAATAAACCTCCACAACCCACCTTCAACAATTACCAGCATTCTTCCATTCTTGTTTCATTGATGCATGTATTCATCACCTCCCCTACTGAtcgttataattttttttaggtaaaatttaaaCACACTGAAATGCTTAAATCTTAACTGTTCAGTTTTTCCAAATATATAGCAGaccatttacacttaaaaaataccTCCCAAAATGGGATCAGTTTACATGctgaatttaaaaacaagaaacttaATTTGCCTGACATCAAGACCAAGTAAACTTTGGCTCCGTTTCTCTCCAGTCAAGGCAGTTTCAAAGTAAGGAAGATACAGCTGCTCCCCAGCCATACGAGATGTGAAAGTTTCAGCGAGCCAAGGTACTTTGAATGCCTAtatgaaattttcaaataaagtttttttaaattttatttttatagaattttgtGCATGTATGTACAACTAAGTGTTTCATGTAAATGTTACAGAGAGAAGAGATATAGGGTGTTGTTTCTCAGAGTCTTCTGAGTTTATAGGCAGGGTTGATACTAAGTTGGTTCACCCTGCTTTTTCTATGCCAGTTATTTATGGCCAACGCTGTTCTGGTTGCGTCGTGCCCACACTGTACTATAAAACCCTGGGTACTGATCATCTAAAACTCAGCATCACATAGTAGAATATAAGAGTAGGTGGGACCAGAAAGAACTAGGATGAACAGATTATTAATTCAGAGTGAGAAAAGCTGTTTGTCAAAATTGGAGCTTAGTTTCAAACCACAGTAATCTTCTTAGTGACATAGGACTGAATTAAGGCTTAATATTCTAAGGGGCCCACCTGGATCCTTTCCTTTGGTTATTgttaaaataagtgaataaagtaTCATTAAGGCTGTGCTTACAGAGCCCTTTGCtacatattattacattttttttctgatgtattGCTACATGCTACCCATATTCCAACACTTGCTATTCATTAGACTACTAATGAGCCAGGGCTGGGCTttttataaatactatttttgGCAGCAGCTACTCATCAGGTACAGGAAATGTACCATCTCTGGGATGGGTACATCCCAGCCTATTATATCAGGTGCTAATCCTCCAGTGACTTAACATGTGTCCAGAATTTTAAATGCATGGAGGAAACCAAAGTACCTCCTGCGGGCAAATCCATGACCCTGGTTTTCAGGACCAATCACAGAAGCATTTTTTCTCAGGATCCAGTGGCAACAATGAGTAATATGGCCTTGGCTTCTGGTTCTTAATTTGTTCCTCTAGCTgtggaaattaaaaatgtcatGTCATGTCTTTCTGTCATATACAGACCTCATCAGACTTGtaaacaatattttgttttataaatttacatCTATGAATTACAAGTTCTTCATAACTTTACAGAtgagttttaaaataactgataatAGGCAGACTGAAACTATACAGCCTGtagatagaaaatatatatatccttttattaTCTCTGAAAAAGATATGTAGCATTTTAACAGGGAGGGTTTTTTCCCCTCCCAGATAAGTAATTGGAGAGATACTCTAAATGAGtctttaataaaaacataaatgtattataaaCATGCCCATATTATAAACCATAGCATAGAGTCTAACACACCAAATGGTACATTTTCTGGTTCATCAAAAAATATCCATAGTCATATATACTACAtcgattcattttattttctctaccaTATAAATACTTGAGAATGACGTTTTAGCAGTAGTCCCcctgactgtttttttttttcaaagcagagCAATCAGAATATGAAAACTAGTTTCCTAATTTTGTCAGATGAAATGTCATTAGATAACTCTTAAGCTCTGTTCAGTGATATGTAAGTTCagatttgctcattcattcatttcagttGACTGGTCAAACACAGAATGTAAAACCTGGATCTTATTACTCAACTTATTAGCAGGAAGTTTGGGGCGATCTGAAATATTCTCCAGCTTCTCCTGTAATGACCTGTAAGGTTTTGCTTTGACTTCACCttcaggaaacagaggctcagaaagcacaggctcagaaaaAAGGCTTTAAAGGCTTTTCTAAGATTTTCACTCTCCTCTCTGTTTTGCCTTATGGATTCTTCGTCTTGGAAAATTCTCATTACCTTCTCCAGCACAGCATTAACACAGACtgtctaataataataaaaaatgttaagtaagGTTTCTTTTTAAGCTACTAAACTTACAGATAAAAATCcaataaaacatttaacataAAGTCATTAATCTGTATATTCTAAGAAAGAAGCacgtttgggacttccctggtggtccagaggttaagactctgtgctcccaatgcagggggcccaggttccattcCTAGTCAAGGAagtagatcccgcatgctgcaactaaagatcccacatgcagcgaaGATCctgaatgctgcaactaaaacctggcgcacccaaataaataaatatttaaaaaaaaaactaagcactTTCTTCCAGGTACCACTGGCACATGATAAACATGAGGAGACTGATTCCTTATTATAAATATACCATAatctagaaagaaaattaaaacatagtATGCTTTAATAAAGACATGCTTTATATTTTCCCCAATTCATTAGatgttttacatctttattctctgatttaattaaatgaaacatttctgaaacattttctgaGAGATGGAATTTGTCCTCAAACATGTTAATATCTCAAAGTAGGTTtttgttcttactttttttcccctagactTTGCTTATACCAATTGTATGCAATTGGAAGGGCATAAACATTTTGGTAAGAATTTAGTAAGTTAATGGATCAGTGATTTATAAGCAAACTTGTGATCCACTTTCCCTCAAAAAATGCCATTCAGTACTTAGTGTGTCAAAACAAAGCacatagagaaaaataacttcaaaaattGAGAATCACTAAGAGCTGTCTGTTAAACCTATAAGTTtactgatgaagatgatgataccAAGTATTTAAGGCAAGCAACAAgaataataaaatctataaaatatgaaaacaccTAAACTAGCTTATTTTACCAAAGAGATGCCTCCCAGGTGACATAATA from Balaenoptera musculus isolate JJ_BM4_2016_0621 chromosome 3, mBalMus1.pri.v3, whole genome shotgun sequence encodes the following:
- the RFESD gene encoding Rieske domain-containing protein isoform X2; protein product: MDPDGSEQDPEMKKYSSVCVGREEDIKKSERMTAVVHDREVVIFYHRGEYHAMDIRCYHSGGPLHLGEIEEFDGRPCIVCPWHKYKITLATGEGLYQSINPKDPSAKPKWCSKGIKQRIHTVTVDNGNIYVTLSNEPFKCDSDFYATGVFKVIQSSS
- the SPATA9 gene encoding LOW QUALITY PROTEIN: spermatogenesis-associated protein 9 (The sequence of the model RefSeq protein was modified relative to this genomic sequence to represent the inferred CDS: deleted 2 bases in 1 codon); the protein is MLNEFVRKGSFFEIISFPAKTALTSIMYASYAALIYLTVCVNAVLEKVMRIFQDEESIRQNREESENLRKAFKAFSEPVLSEPLFPEGEVKAKPYRSLQEKLENISDRPKLPANKLSNKIQVLHSVFDQSTEMNE
- the RFESD gene encoding Rieske domain-containing protein isoform X1, with protein sequence MFSFTSMDPDGSEQDPEMKKYSSVCVGREEDIKKSERMTAVVHDREVVIFYHRGEYHAMDIRCYHSGGPLHLGEIEEFDGRPCIVCPWHKYKITLATGEGLYQSINPKDPSAKPKWCSKGIKQRIHTVTVDNGNIYVTLSNEPFKCDSDFYATGVFKVIQSSS